A single window of Rhizophagus irregularis chromosome 32, complete sequence DNA harbors:
- a CDS encoding 40S ribosomal protein uS5: protein MADSGTADSRGGRGGFGRGFGRGGDRGRGRGRGRGRRGARKEDDKEWVPVTKLGRLVKENKIKTIEEIYLYSFPIKEFQIVDRLISTTLKDEVMKIMPVQKQTRAGQRTRFKAFVVIGDSNGHVGLGVKCSKEVATAIRGAIILAKLSVIPVRRGYWGSSLGDPHTVPCKVTGRCGSVICRLVPAPRGTGIVAAPTPKKLLQLAGITDCYTTSRGSTRTLGNFVKATFAAIGNTYGFLTPDLWKDNELKQSPYQEFSDMLQKAPDKRKS from the exons ATGGCTGACTCAGGAACGGCCGATAGTCGTGGTG GACGTGGTGGTTTCGGACGTGGTTTCGGACGTGGTGGCGATAGAGGCCGAGGCCGGGGACGCGGTCGAGGTCGTCGTGGTGCACGTAAGGAAGACGATAAAGAATG ggTTCCTGTTACGAAACTTGGACGTCTAGTCAAAGAAAACAAGATCAAAACCATcgaagaaatatatttatattcatttccCATCAAAGAATTTCAAATCGTAGATCGCTTAATCAGCACTACATTAAAAGATGAAGTCATGAAGATTATGCCCGTTCAAAAGCAGACCCGTGCTGGTCAGAGGACTCGATTCAAG gcttTTGTTGTAATTGGTGATTCCAACGGACATGTAGGTCTTGGGGTTAAATGCTCCAAAGAAGTGGCGACAGCTATTCGCGGTGCTATTATCCTTGCTAAACTTTCAGTAATTCCTGTCCGACGTGGATATTGGGGTTCGTCTCTTGGTGATCCTCACACTGTTCCTTGCAAGGTTACTGGCAGATGTGGTTCCGTTATATGCCGTCTCGTCCCTGCTCCTCGCGGAACCGGTATCGTCGCTGCTCCCACTCctaaaaaacttttacaaTTAGCCGGTATCACTGACTGTTATACTACGTCTCGTGGCTCAACTCGTACTTTGGGTAATTTTGTTAAAGCCACCTTCGCTGCCATTGGCAATACCTACGGCTTCTTGACCCCTGACTTGTGGAAAGATAACGAACTTAAGCAGTCTCCATATCAAGAATTCAGTGATATGTTGCAGAAGGCTCCTGACAAGAGGAAGAGTTAA